From the Kogia breviceps isolate mKogBre1 chromosome 3, mKogBre1 haplotype 1, whole genome shotgun sequence genome, one window contains:
- the ZNF774 gene encoding zinc finger protein 774, which translates to MMWLGTSGTSGLPGHCLESPLQGYHPAQLEEWALKGISRPSAISQLEQKEEPWVLPLQNFEARKTLRESHTDFKNQVVKLNQDISETAEQCGTSSERAKKDISHTPRWGGNWEGGLELEGQHGTLLGEGQQEPFSQEKELNKLLEGYIGKKPVCAECGKSFNQSSYLIRHRRTHTGERPYKCMECGKGFKQSSDLVTHRRTHTGEKPYQCHGCEKKFSDSSTLIKHRRTHTGERPHECPECGKTFGRKPHLIMHQRTHTGEKPYTCLECHKSFSRSSNFITHQRTHTGVKPYRCNDCGESFSQSSDLIKHQRTHTGERPFKCPECGKGFRDSSHFVAHMSTHSGERPFSCPYCHKSFSQSSHLLTHQRTHTGERPFQCDSCGKGFADSSALIKHQRIHTGERPYKCGECGKSFNQSSHFITHQRIHLGDRPYHCPECGKTFNQRSHFLTHQRTHTGEKPFHCSKCDKSFRQKAHLLCHQNTHLT; encoded by the exons ATGATGTGGCTGGGGACTTCAGGGACGAGTGGATTACCTGGACACTGTTTAGAGAGTCCTCTTCAGGGATACCACCCAGCACAGTTAGAAGAGTGGGCTCTCAAAGG GATTTCTAGACCAAGTGCAATCTCCCAGCTAGAGCAGAAGGAAGAGCCATGGGTCCTACCACTCCAAAATTTTGAGGCGAGGAAGACCCTGAGGGAAAGTCACACAG ACTTTAAGAATCAGGTGGTAAAACTCAATCAGGACATTTCTGAAACAGCAGAACAATGTGGAACATCCTCAGAAAGGGCCAAGAAAGATATTTCTCATACTCCTCGTTGGGGAGGAAACTGGGAGGGGGGTCTTGAATTAGAAGGGCAGCATGGAACCCTTCTAGGAGAGGGCCAACAGGAGCCCTTTTCACAGGAGAAGGAATTAAACAAGCTCCTGGAAGGATATATAGGAAAGAAGCCAGTGTGTGCAGAATGTGGAAAAAGCTTTAACCAGAGTTCCTATCTCATAAGACACCGAAGAACCCATACCGGTGAGAGGCCTTATAAATGCATGGAGTGTGGGAAAGGCTTCAAACAGAGTTCAGACCTTGTCACCCACCGCAGaacacacacaggggagaaacCCTACCAATGCCATGGATGTGAGAAAAAATTCAGCGACAGCTCAACCCTCATCAAACATCGGAGAACCCACACAGGTGAGAGACCCCATGAGTGCCCAGAGTGTGGGAAGACTTTCGGACGGAAACCACACCTCATAATGCACCAAAGAACCCACACAGGAGAGAAGCCCTACACGTGCCTCGAGTGTCATAAAAGCTTTAGTCGCAGCTCCAATTTCATCACCCACCAGAGGACCCACACGGGAGTGAAGCCTTACAGGTGTAACGACTGTGGGGAGAGTTTCAGCCAGAGCTCGGATTTGATTAAGCACCAGCGAACCCACACAGGAGAACGGCCCTTTAAGTGCCCGGAGTGCGGGAAGGGCTTTAGAGATAGTTCCCATTTTGTGGCTCACATGAGCACTCACTCAGGAGAAAGGCCGTTCAGTTGTCCTTACTGCCACAAAAGTTTCAGTCAGAGCTCGCATCTGCTCACGCACCAGAGGACACACACAGGTGAGAGGCCTTTTCAGTGTGACAGCTGTGGGAAAGGATTTGCCGACAGCTCTGCCCTCATCAAGCACCAACGGATCCACACAGGAGAAAGACCCTATAAATGTGGCGAGTGTGGGAAAAGCTTCAATCAGAGCTCCCACTTCATTACCCATCAACGAATCCACTTAGGAGACAGACCCTATCACTGTCCTGAGTGTGGCAAAACCTTCAATCAGCGTTCCCATTTTCTCACACACCAGAGAACACATACGGGAGAAAAACCGTTTCACTGTAGTAAATGTGACAAGAGCTTCCGACAGAAGGCACACCTTTTATGCCATCAGAACACCCATTTGACCTAG